In Pithys albifrons albifrons isolate INPA30051 chromosome 6, PitAlb_v1, whole genome shotgun sequence, a single genomic region encodes these proteins:
- the SIVA1 gene encoding apoptosis regulatory protein Siva isoform X3: MPKRSCPFGESAPLQLKTRVGLRELSRGVRERTRRLLFRGAQACMEGAGPAAARPAEPQPEPPGDAQGAGPRWNGQLLIGHDGKLRRRSAERAVPPVGASKACSSCVRTTDVKQVCTQCDRFVCQNCSRLCSCCNTVICSLCSTIDYADVGEQVLCNGCSIFEV; the protein is encoded by the exons ATGCCGAAGCGCTCCTGCCCCTTCGGGGAGTCGGCCCCGCTCCAGCTGAAGACCCGCGTGGGGCTGCGGGAGCTGAGCCGTGGCGTGCGGG AGAGGACGCGGCGGCTGCTGTTCAGGGGAGCACAGGCGTGCATGGAGGGCGCGgggcccgccgccgcccgcccggcaGAGCCGCAGCCGGAGCCGCCCGGAGATGCGCAGGGCGCGGGGCCCCGCTGGAACGGACAGCTCCTCATCGGCCACGACGGGAAACTGCGGCGGCGGTCGGCGGAGAGGG CAGTTCCACCCGTGGGAGCTTCCAAAGCCTGCTCATCGTGTGTAAGAACCACTGATGTCAAGCAAGTGTGCACACAGTGTGACCGGTTTGTCTGCCAGAACTGCAGCAgactctgcagctgctgtaaCACAGTTATCTGCTCTTTGTGCTCCACTATTGA ttaTGCTGATGTGGGGGAGCAAGTTCTCTGCAATGGTTGTTCAATATTTGAAGTCTGA
- the SIVA1 gene encoding apoptosis regulatory protein Siva isoform X1: MPKRSCPFGESAPLQLKTRVGLRELSRGVRGEEYRREVFERTRRLLFRGAQACMEGAGPAAARPAEPQPEPPGDAQGAGPRWNGQLLIGHDGKLRRRSAERAVPPVGASKACSSCVRTTDVKQVCTQCDRFVCQNCSRLCSCCNTVICSLCSTIDYADVGEQVLCNGCSIFEV, from the exons ATGCCGAAGCGCTCCTGCCCCTTCGGGGAGTCGGCCCCGCTCCAGCTGAAGACCCGCGTGGGGCTGCGGGAGCTGAGCCGTGGCGTGCGGGGTGAGGAGTATCGGCGGGAGGTGTTCG AGAGGACGCGGCGGCTGCTGTTCAGGGGAGCACAGGCGTGCATGGAGGGCGCGgggcccgccgccgcccgcccggcaGAGCCGCAGCCGGAGCCGCCCGGAGATGCGCAGGGCGCGGGGCCCCGCTGGAACGGACAGCTCCTCATCGGCCACGACGGGAAACTGCGGCGGCGGTCGGCGGAGAGGG CAGTTCCACCCGTGGGAGCTTCCAAAGCCTGCTCATCGTGTGTAAGAACCACTGATGTCAAGCAAGTGTGCACACAGTGTGACCGGTTTGTCTGCCAGAACTGCAGCAgactctgcagctgctgtaaCACAGTTATCTGCTCTTTGTGCTCCACTATTGA ttaTGCTGATGTGGGGGAGCAAGTTCTCTGCAATGGTTGTTCAATATTTGAAGTCTGA
- the SIVA1 gene encoding apoptosis regulatory protein Siva isoform X2, producing the protein MPKRSCPFGESAPLQLKTRVGLRELSRGVRGEEYRREVFERTRRLLFRGAQACMEGAGPAAARPAEPQPEPPGDAQGAGPRWNGQLLIGHDGKLRRRSAERVPPVGASKACSSCVRTTDVKQVCTQCDRFVCQNCSRLCSCCNTVICSLCSTIDYADVGEQVLCNGCSIFEV; encoded by the exons ATGCCGAAGCGCTCCTGCCCCTTCGGGGAGTCGGCCCCGCTCCAGCTGAAGACCCGCGTGGGGCTGCGGGAGCTGAGCCGTGGCGTGCGGGGTGAGGAGTATCGGCGGGAGGTGTTCG AGAGGACGCGGCGGCTGCTGTTCAGGGGAGCACAGGCGTGCATGGAGGGCGCGgggcccgccgccgcccgcccggcaGAGCCGCAGCCGGAGCCGCCCGGAGATGCGCAGGGCGCGGGGCCCCGCTGGAACGGACAGCTCCTCATCGGCCACGACGGGAAACTGCGGCGGCGGTCGGCGGAGAGGG TTCCACCCGTGGGAGCTTCCAAAGCCTGCTCATCGTGTGTAAGAACCACTGATGTCAAGCAAGTGTGCACACAGTGTGACCGGTTTGTCTGCCAGAACTGCAGCAgactctgcagctgctgtaaCACAGTTATCTGCTCTTTGTGCTCCACTATTGA ttaTGCTGATGTGGGGGAGCAAGTTCTCTGCAATGGTTGTTCAATATTTGAAGTCTGA